A stretch of the Ptychodera flava strain L36383 chromosome 18, AS_Pfla_20210202, whole genome shotgun sequence genome encodes the following:
- the LOC139116728 gene encoding zinc finger protein 665-like isoform X1 → MKSAKIMNKYSLLSDLESCERTNCNGGGGSAFINNNCGGPQACQECSEIFKSLKHLEKMHELVKPLETLTERMCQQYQDNTLSMKDASIIVQSIMQHGFITLEYDMSNRENSNEDLTPRYEGDHIEDRTTLHKDSFHMVECNSHYGDNCDGEISTECGKLYMRNSKDGAHSLNYSGAQESEFEESVETFTHNMHLKGLAVINSDFISFQHSECRKTLIENGSLETQMLTNPDIRLHQCEECGRTFTQESDLKNHILTHSEIRPHKCGECGKTFKRKSYLLNHMLIHSDVRQHECKECGKRCKRKCDLRRHMLVHSGDRRYICKECGQTFTRKCDLKNHILTHSEVRPHKCGKCGKTFKRKSYLHNHMLIHSDVRQHECKECGKRCKRKCDLNRHMMIHSGVRPYKCKECPLTFTHKGYLKKHMSTHSEIRPHQCKDCGKTFTRKGYLKIHVLTHSEIRPHQCRECCKTFKRRSHLLNHMLIHSGVRQHECKECGKRFPRKYDLNRHMMIHSGVRPYTGICKECPLTFTQKGSLKKHMLTHSEIKPHQCKDCGRTFTQKNYLKNHVLTHSEIRPHQCGECSKTFTRRSHLLTHMLIHSGVRQHECKECGKRFIRKYDLNRHILIHSGVKPHECKQCGRTFTQNSSLKTHILLAHSEIRPHKCGECGKTFKKNKGSQTNHMLIHSDVRPHKCKICGQTCKRKGSS, encoded by the exons ATGAAGTCGGCGAAAATAATGAACAAGTACAGTCTTCTTTCGGATCTGGAGTCCTGTGAAAGAACAAACTGCAATGGCGGCGGGGGCAGTGCGTTCATCAACAACAACTGCGGTGGTCCACAAGCCTGTCAAG AgtgttctgaaattttcaaatctctAAAACATTTGGAGAAAATGCATGAGCTAGTGAAACCATTAGAGACACTGACTGAAAGGATGTGCCAACAATATCAAGACAATACATTATCAATGAAAG ATGCATCAATTATTGTACAGAGCATCATGCAACATGGCTTTATAACATTGGAATATGACATGTCCAACCGAGAGAACAGCAACGAAGACCTGACTCCAAGATATGAGGGTGATCATATTGAAGACCGAACTACATTACACAAAGACTCCTTCCATATGGTTGAGTGCAATTCTCATTATGGGGACAACTGTGATGGTGAAATCAGCACTGAGTGCGGTAAACTTTATATGAGAAACAGCAAAGATGGAGCACATAGCTTGAACTATTCAGGGGCACAGGAAAGTGAATTTGAAGAAAGTGTTGAGACATTCACACACAACATGCATCTCAAGGGGCTTGCAGTGATCAATTCTGATTTCATATCATTCCAACACAGTGAATGCAGAAAAACATTAATTGAGAATGGCAGTCTTGAGACacaaatgttgaccaacccagaTATCAGACTACATCAATGTGAAGAATGTGGTAGAACATTCACACAGGAGAGTGATCTTAAAAATCACATATTGACCCATTCAGAGATCAGACCCCATAAATGTGgggagtgtggtaaaacatttaaaaggaaGAGCTATTTACTCAACCATATGTTGATTCATTCTGATGTCAGAcagcatgaatgtaaagagtgcgGTAAAAGATGTAAACGTAAATGCGATCTTAGGAGGCATATGTTGGTCCATTCTGGTGACAGACGATATatatgcaaagagtgtggtcaaACATTCACACGTAAGTGTGATCTTAAAAATCACATATTGACCCATTCAGAGGTCAGACCCCATAAATGTGggaagtgtggtaaaacatttaaaaggaaGAGCTATTTACACAACCATATGTTGATTCATTCTGATGTCAGAcagcatgaatgtaaagagtgtggtaaaagaTGTAAACGTAAATGCGATCTTAATAGGCATATgatgatccattctggtgtcagaccatATAAATGTAAAGAGTGTCCTCTAACATTCACACACAAGGGCTATCTTAAAAAGCATATGTCGACCCATTCAGAGATCAGACCCCATCAATGTAAAGATTGTGGCAAAACATTCACACGAAAGGGCTATCTTAAAATACACGTATTGACCCATTCAGAGATCAGACCCCATCAATGCAGGGAGtgttgtaaaacatttaaaaggaggAGCCATTTACTCAACCATATGTTAAttcattctggtgtcagacagcatgaatgtaaagagtgtggtaaaaggTTTCCACGTAAATACGATCTTAATAGGCATATgatgatccattctggtgtcagaccatATACTGGTATATGTAAAGAATGTCCTCTGACATTCACACAGAAGGGCAGTCTTAAAAAGCATATGTTGACCCATTCAGAGATCAAACCCCATCAATGTAAAGATTGTGGTAGAACATTCACACAAAAGAACTATCTTAAAAATCATGTATTGACCCATTCAGAGATCAGACCCCATCAATGCGGGGAGTGTAGTAAAACATTTACAAGGAGAAGCCATTTACTCAcccatatgttgatccattctggtgtcagacagcatgaatgtaaagagtgtggtaaaagaTTTATACGTAAATACGATCTTAATAGGCATAtattgatccattctggtgtaaAACCACATGAGTGTAAGCAGTGTGGTAGAACATTTACACAGAATAGCAGTCTAAAAACTCACATATTATTGGCTCATTCAGAGATCAGACCCCATAAATGTGGGGAATgcggtaaaacatttaaaaaaaataagggCAGTCAAACCAACCATATGCTGATCCATTCTGATGTCAGACCACATAAATGTAAAATCTGTGGTCAAACATGTAAAAGGAAGGGCAGTTCTTAA